From the genome of Streptomyces sp. NBC_01116, one region includes:
- a CDS encoding ABC transporter permease — MVAFLRLALRRVAMMPVMVLGIALLVFVVLQFSPADPAYNALGESASPEAREAFAEANGLNDPLPIRYFDFLGQLLHFDLGMTVPPSQPVIDRITAAFPLTLQLTFLGLFLAVTLAVIGGVLGAMYRDRWPDQLFRVLSMAGVAIPSFWLGVLLIQQFALNTRIFPTGGYTNPADSYRGWLTTMALPAVSLAVPVAASLARLVRTSMVAELDRDYVRTARGNGLPVFLVIRSVLRNALVTPLTVLGVKVGYLLSGAVVIEAIFDLPGMGKLILEGVTGGDVALVQGTVLTIAIAFLVVNVVVDLLYLLVNPRIRTV, encoded by the coding sequence ATGGTTGCTTTTCTCCGGCTCGCGCTGCGCCGCGTCGCGATGATGCCGGTGATGGTTCTCGGCATCGCACTGCTGGTCTTCGTGGTGCTGCAGTTCTCGCCGGCCGACCCGGCCTACAACGCGCTCGGGGAGAGCGCCAGTCCCGAGGCCAGGGAAGCCTTCGCGGAGGCCAACGGGCTCAACGACCCGTTGCCGATCCGCTACTTCGACTTCCTCGGCCAACTGCTCCACTTCGACCTCGGGATGACCGTCCCACCGAGCCAGCCGGTGATCGACCGGATCACCGCGGCGTTCCCGCTCACCCTCCAACTGACCTTCCTCGGGCTGTTCCTCGCGGTCACGCTCGCCGTCATCGGCGGCGTCCTGGGCGCGATGTACCGCGACCGGTGGCCCGACCAGCTCTTCCGCGTGCTGTCCATGGCCGGGGTCGCGATCCCCTCCTTCTGGCTCGGCGTCCTGCTCATCCAGCAGTTCGCGCTGAACACCCGGATCTTCCCGACCGGCGGATACACCAACCCCGCCGACTCGTATCGCGGCTGGCTCACCACCATGGCCCTGCCCGCCGTATCGCTCGCGGTGCCGGTGGCCGCGTCGCTCGCCCGGCTCGTCCGCACCTCGATGGTCGCCGAACTCGACCGCGACTACGTACGCACCGCCCGGGGCAACGGCCTGCCGGTGTTCCTGGTGATCCGCTCGGTGCTGCGCAACGCGCTGGTCACCCCGCTCACCGTGCTCGGCGTCAAGGTCGGCTATCTGCTCAGCGGCGCCGTCGTCATCGAGGCGATCTTCGACCTGCCCGGCATGGGCAAACTCATCCTCGAAGGTGTCACCGGCGGCGACGTCGCCCTGGTCCAGGGCACCGTGCTGACCATCGCCATCGCCTTCCTGGTGGTCAACGTCGTCGTCGACCTGCTCTACCTGCTGGTCAATCCGCGCATCAGGACGGTGTGA